From the Paenibacillus tianjinensis genome, the window TAATCCGGATATATAGAGTAAAACTTTTATACAGGAAAGAGGTGGGATTTTGAGAAAATTTATACTCGGCCTGCTATGCGGCCTGGTTATTGCCAGTTCATCCGTTGCCTTCGCATCAGGCTCTATCAAGGCTTTATTGTTCCCGGCAAGCTTCGAAATTAACGGCAGTACGGTGACGCCAAGCAGCAGTGTCCAGGCGCTTCATGTGAACGGCTCCACCTATGTGCCGCTGCGTTTTATCGCAGAGAATCTGGGTGCTACAGTGGGCTATGATGCGGAGCTGCAGAGAATTATTGTCAAGAACAGGGAGCTGAATCTTAAAGACCCGGATTACGCAGGCATAAGAGCCGGTAATCTCATTGTGACCCCATCGGGCGGGAATTCCATAGTCACGGGCCAGCTAATATTTGCCGGGGTAGGCAACAGTAAGAATAAAATCTCTGCCACACTCTCATTTTACAATGACAGCAACAGGAAGATAGGTGAAGTTCTGATTAAAGGGAATCAGTTTGGAGTCGAAGCCCAAGCCTTTACAGCCAAAGGAACGGGAGATTTCAGAGCCTATACCACGGCTATTCTGCATGTCGATGCTGTGAATGACAAGCCTGCTCTCAAGCCTGTCTCCTTCATCTACAAGAATTCCAAATATAATTTTACGCTGCAGCTTCCAGCTTACTGGGAGGGGAGATACAAGGTAGAGTCTTCCGTAAACGCAGCTTCAGACCGGGAAAGCATTCATTTTGTGACCAATCAGGGCGGAATTATATTTTCAATCCTGGTGTGGACTGAACAAGAATGGAAAGAGCAAGGCGCGATGACTCAGGAGGTTGCGCAAATCTGGAAACTCGGTGAGCAGGGAAACAAGGTGTTTACGATTATTCTTCCGGGCGATGTGCAATATGATCCGGAGAATGAAGAGCAGACAGCGGAGTATCACAAACTGGTTTCGTACATTGATCTAATCAGAACAAGCTTTAAACTCCAGGAATAACGCACTAAACTGAATCAAGTTAATGCTGCAAAAAAGTTCTCTCCCCGTGGACAATCACCCGGGCATTTATTGTCTGCCGCAATACGCTGTACGGAGGAGGCGAATAAATGGCGCAAACAGGACAATCACCCGGTGAGCTAAAAGCTTTGATTGATGCAGCGGAAGGTGTCTGGTTCGAGGTGTTTTATTCCGGGGACTTAAATGAGGCGATTACCGTGGGCGATAGGGAGTATTATCTTCTGCCGTTCAAATTCAGTACAAAGGAAAAGGTGATCACTTACTTCAGGCGTTTCTGGGGAGTAACTATGAGCAATAGAATGTTCTGTAATTTGTATACGATTAAGCGAAATAACAGATTGTATGTTATTGCGGGCGATCCTGGTATATTTACCACGATCCCTAGAAGAGTAAGGGTGACCAGCCGTACGGCAACCAGAATTAGTGTTACAGCTGTCCTATCCATGAGTGAGGATTACGATGAGGAAACTATGGTGGTTCAATACCTGATCGGCAAAACCGGAACGGGGCTTCGCGTCCTGGACCGAAATAAGAAGGATGAGCGTTTTGCCAGATGCGGAAGGCCAGGATAACATTCATATGAAAAAGAAGCAGAGCCAGCACGGGAATCCCGCTGATTCTGCTTCTTTTGTATTCGTTCATCTGCCACCTGCCACGGCAATCATCTGCACGACTGGGCGGGAGTCTCCGGTAAGGACAGCTTCGTCCGCATTCATCTGTGAGGAGCCGTCGCCGTCGAGGAAGATGCCCTCCCGTTCATTACCGGGAACGGTTTGCAATACAGCTGTACGGAACTCTTCTGCCGTACAAAGTGTTGGCGTGACAATCAGCCACAGCTTCCCGGTTTCGTCATAGACTAGTCCGGAGCGCATCCGCTGCTCGTCTGCGTAAGGCAAATGCTCGGCAGCACTGGCGGCTGCCCACAGCCCGTCCTGCTGCAGATTCATGCTGATGCCGCCCTGGGCCCAGTAATGACTCCGGTCGCTGACAGACAGCTCATCGCCCGAGGAGACGATCTGCACCGACAGCCTGCCGGCAGTTCCGTCCCAGACCAGCGTGCCGCGTGGATATTTGGCGTTGAACCAGCCGGAGCCATATGCGCCCTTGGCGCCATTAACCGGGACATCGTTCATAACCGCCACCGACAGGAGATCTGTACCATAGAAGAAGCCGCCGTTAATACCGTAAGCGGGAACCTTGCGCAAATCAGAACCTGCGGTCCTTAGAATGATGTTTTCCGGAGCGACTGCCATCATATGCATCTGAACCTGACCGGGGCTTACTGCTTCGAGATATTCATATTCATGCGGGAGCCCGCTGAAGGCCTCACGCACTTGTTTCTCCGGCTTGTTCAGCAGAACTGCCGGTATCACGATCACCAGAACAAGCAGGACGAGCAGGGCAATGCTAAGCTGCCGTCGCTTGTGGATCCATATCCGCCGCAATTTACCGCTTCCGGCTTCAGTTTGCACCGACATAGGCGGCAAGCAGCTTGGCCGTATTCAGGACGGCCTGCTTATGTGTGCGCTCCATGGAGTGGGAGGCATGCACCCCCGGACCGATCAGTGCAGCACGGATGTTGTTGCCGCCGCGCAGCGCAGCTGAGGCATCTGAGCCATACTGCGGATAGATGTCAACCGCAAATGGAATCGCCAGGCTGTTCGCCAGATCGATCAAACGGCTGGTCATAGCATAGTCATAAGGGCCGGAGGAATCCTTGGCGCAGATCGATACATCTGTTTCCTTGCAGCTCAGGTCATCCCCCATGGCGCCCATGTCTACCGCTATGAATTCGCTGATTTCGCCTGGAATCCATGCTGTACCGTGGCCGACCTCTTCGAAGTTGGAGATCAGGAGGGACAGGTTATGAAGCGGCTTCCAGCCTTCACGCTTGATGCTTTCCAGCAGGCCGAGCAGGGCGGCTACACTGGCTTTGTCATCCAGATGGCGTGACTTGATATAGCCGCTAGGAGTAATAACCGCGCGGGCGTCAAAGGAGATGAAATCACCGACAGCAATACCGAGCTTGAGCACATCATCTTTGGTAGAGACAAGCTCATCGATCCGGATTTCCATATTCTCCTCAGCCCGTTTGAAGTCACGCGCATCGGCATAGACATGCACCGAGGGATGACTGGTTAGAATGGTGCCGGTATAAGTCAGACCGCTGCGGGTATGAATGACACAGTATTCATTTTCGATGCTGTTCATTGTAAAACCGCCGACAGAGGTCAGGCGGAGCGTGCCGTTTGGCTTAATGGAGCGGACCATCGCACCCAGCGTGTCCACATGCGCGCTAATGCCGATGGTGCGGGAAGGATCAAGCCCGGGTACGCTGAGAATGATGCCGCCTTTCTCGTTCCAGCTGAGCGGAACGTTCAGCGAAGCTGCTTCCTCGGCTACGAGCCGCATAGCCTTAGCGGTGAAGCCGCTGGGGCTGGGGGTATCGAGCAGTTTTTTGAGAACGGATAGAATATAGTCTTCATTTGGCTGAATTGTAAGCAAGATTAAGCCCTCCAGTTCATACTTGGTTTAGAATAGGTGGTAAAAAACTTAGCGCTCCATATTCGGTTCCTCAGCCAGGCTGTCATGCTGGGCTTGAGGAGATAAGGGATCGAACGCGTTTCCCGCATCCCGCAGCTTGGACAGCTCTGCGTTCAGTACTTTAATTTGCTTCTGCAGCTTGTACTGGCGGAAAATACCGTAGGAGCCGACGATGACCCCGCCGATAACCGCGCAGCCCAGAATAACAAGAATAAGCGGGAGCTCGATCTGATCGAAGCCGAAATTCACCTGAACCGGATCTACGTTGATCACTGCGAATACAGCTGTAAGCAGCGCAAAGATTAAACCTAAAATTAGCGACCATTGCAGTTTCATATAATATCCTCCCACTTTGACAGTGTAACAGTATAAATCCCCTGCCCGCGAGGGGCAAGGGATTACCTCAATCCTAAGCTGTCTATTTTATTTGGTCAACTGTTCCATCTGCTCAATAACGCTCTCGAAGACACTCATTGCTTCACGGATCGGTTCCGGAGAAGACATGTCTACACCGGCTTTGGCCAGGATATTGATCGAATAATCACTGCCGCCGCTCTTCAGGAAGCCGAGGTAGCGGTCCACCGCCGGTTTGCCTTCCTCCAGAATCTGTTTGGAGAAGCTGGTTGCTGCAGAGAAGCCGGTAGCATATTTATAAACATAGAAGCTGTTGTAGAAATGAGGGATCCGTGCCCATTCCATTTCGATATCTTTATCAACCACCATGTCCTTGCCGTAGTACTTCACATTAAGGTCATAGTAGATGGCCGACAGATCCTGCGGAGTCAGCGATTCGCCGTCTTCTGCACGCTGGTGGATCATTTTTTCGAACTCGGCGAACATGGTCTGGCGGAATACCGTTGTACGGAACTGGTCAGCGTAGTAGGTGAGCAGATACATTTTCTCCTTCGGATCGGTTGACTTCTTTAACAGATAGTCCATCAGCAGCGCTTCATTCGTTGTAGACGCCACTTCTGCGAGGAAAATCGTGTACTGTGCATCACGGTACTTCAGCGCGTTATCCGAATAGTACGAATGCAGGGCGTGACCCATTTCATGCGCTAGTGTAAACATGCTGTTCAGGTTGTCGTTATGGTTCAGCAGCACATACGGATGGGTGCCGTAGGCTCCCCAGCTGTAAGCTCCGGTGCGTTTGTTCTCATTCTCGTAGACATCGATCCAGCCCTTGTCGTAACCTTCCTGCAGCACACTGAGGTAGTCTTCTCCGAGCGGCTTAAGACCTTCTTTGGTAATCTTTTTTGCTTCTTCAAAAGTAATATCCAGCTTATATTCATCTACCAGAGGAGCGAACAGGTCATACATATGTAGTTCATCAACGCCAAGCAGCTTCTGGCGAAGCTTCATGTAACGGTGCATGAGCGGCAGACTCTCGTGAATGGTGTCGATCAGGTTTGTGTAGACTTCCTTGGGAATATTATCGCCGTAGAGCGACATTTCCAGCACGGACGGATACTTGCGGACCCGTGAGTAGAAAACATTTTTGTTTACATTTGCGCTAAGTGTAGCGGCGATGGTATTTTTTTGCTTGGCATAAGTCTCGTAGACGGCTTTAAAAGCGTTCTTGCGCACTTCGCGGTCCGGACTCTCCAGGAACTGAATATAACTCCCGTGAGTCAATTCCACTTCCTTGCCTTCCTCATTTTTGATCTTGGGGAACTTGAGATCGGCGTTGTTCAGCATGCCAAAAATATTCTGCGGTGCCTGGGAGATGTTTCCCACCTGAGCGAGCAGAGCTTCCTCCGCTTTGGAGAGGACATGCGCCTTTTCACGCTTCATTTCTGTTAAGGTAAAGGTATAGGCGGAAAGGGCAGGGTCAGCGATGAACTGATCCAGCTTCTCCACAGGCAAAGCCAGAATTTCAGGGGTTACAAAAGAAAGAGCTTCACCAGCTTCGACACTCAGCTTTTTCGCTTTTTGCGTAAGTGCCTGATAGGTCGGTGCGGCAGTGTCCTCATCCTGGCGCATATGTGCGTAGACATAGAGTCGTTCTGTCAGCAGCGACAATTGGTCATCCAGCTCAAAGCAAGCTTTAAGCTCTTCCGGCGTATCCAGCTTGCCCTGGAATGCGGCGGCTTTTTTAATCAGCTCTTTGACTTCGCTGTATTCAGAATCCCATTCCGCCTGCGATGCAAACATATCTTCAAGCTTCCAGCGGTTTTCGGCGGGCACTTCACTTCTCTTCAATAATTGTTCCATAGAAATCCTCCTTAAATGATGAGATGTAGCAGGCATATTGTTCTGTGCTGCAGCGCTTGCGAAATCACCCGGAAGCAGGCACAGCGCTAATAGAAGCGATAGAGATTTGACGGTTAAGGACATGACCTGTGCCTCCTGGATCTTAAAGTCGGCTTAGTATGCCCTGCCAAATTCTGATGTATGAGCTTCTTAGAGAGTTATGCCAGCAAGCTATAAATAATGAAGATAAAAGCTAGAGCAATCAGAATTACAGCGGTTAGCGCCATGCCGCGCTTGAGGCGCGGCGGCACTTTTTCCTTGCCCATAATGAGCACGGCACCAAGACAGAGGACTACTATAACGAATATGACCAGACTCTCGTTATCCATGCCCCTCTATACCTGTTTGAACGCTGCGATGATATTCTTGTATTCTTCTTCGTTATCTTTATAGGATTCTTTGTTAAACCGGTTATTGACCCATTGCATCATGGCCGGCCGGCTCATAAAAGTATGCGTTTCTTCTCCCCATTGATCGGAAATTTCCCGGAGGATAATGTAGCGTCCCTGAACCTCAACGGTCATCATATTCCATTTGTCTGTTTTGTATATTTCATGTTTTTTGATCATTGTCATTACCACCCTGGCGATTTTTGGCTTTTGGGTCAATGATAACGCACCGGGTAAGTGAAAAGCAAATTAATTCATTAATAAAGGGAAATGATGGATTGCTTTGCAGAATTAGCTGGAGTATAATGTAAGCATACGCCATATATGGCGGTATTTTTAGGAGGTTGTTCATTTGAAAGGTACAGTAAAATGGTTTAACGCAGAAAAAGGTTATGGTTTCCTTCAAGTAGAAGGCGGCGAAGATGTATTCGTTCACTTCTCAGCTATTCAGGGCGACGGATTCAAAACATTGGATGAAGGCCAAGCGGTTGAATTCGATATCACTGACGGTAACCGCGGTCCACAAGCAGCTAACGTAGTTAAATTATAAGACACGGCTGGACAGATCATCTGTCGGCTGCAATATATATTTGATTTATGGCAGGCACTTGCAAGAGTGGTAACCAGCAACTTACACAGCACACAGTTCTTTCGGGAACTGTGTTTTTTTGTACTTGAATAAAGACCTGCACCGCCCCGTAAGGAGCAGTGCAGGTCTTATTTTGTTAATCTGTCAGCTAAGAATTAGAGCGAAGCCTTTTCTGCAGGAGCCGCCTCCGGGAGTGACTTTTTCTTAAAATAACGGCTTGAAGATCCGCCGATATCCATCAGATGCTTAATGAGAAAACCGATGAATGCGAATACCGAAAAGCCCATGGCGACCAGATAAAAGACACTCCGTCCGGAATCCTCATATATAAGCCCTCCGAAGGTACCGCTTAGCAATCCTGACACACTGGACCAGACTACTGTGAAAATCGCCAACCCGGTCGCGCGGAGATGGTCGGGAATAATACGCGTGATATACCTGACGGCTGTTACATAAAAAATGCCGAACGAAATGCTGTGCATGGCCTGGATGGCAATAATGGCACCGGGCACATCCGCAAGCGACATGAAGAGAAAACGAAGACCATACATCAGGCTGGCAAAAGCGAGCAGAGGAAGCTCCTTGAACCGTTCCCCGTATTTGCTAAGCAGAAAGAAAATTGGGATTTCGCTTAGCGCAGAAGCAAGCAGTGCCCAGCCGATGATCTCATCACCTGCATTCATGCTCTTTAGACTAAGCGTAAGAAAGGCTTCATTCATCCGGTGGCCAAGTGCCAGTACAAAGACGCAGCTAAAGAACCACAGCACTTCTTTTTGCAGCAGAATTTCTTTAAGCCCGCCGCCCTTTGCGCTTATTTTGGCAGAACCCTTACTGTTGTCCGGTTCTCCTTCGGTCCGCTTTACATCTTTCAGTCCGAGGGTGATGAAAAGTGCAGCTACTACTATTACAATACATACACCAATACTGTAAGAAGAGCCGAGTGCTCTCAGCACATATCCGATCGTAAGCGCAAAAAAGGAATATCCCAGCGAGCCAAACACACGAATTGCAATAAAGTTCCGCCCATGACGCTGTGCAATTTTGATGGCCATCGTGTCTGCGAGAGGAAAAACAGGGTAATAGAAGAAGTAGAAAAGGGTTAAAATAAGCATAACCAACCCAAAGTCCGTGGCTTTAGCCAGCATAATTGCGGTAACAAGCTGACCTGCAAGCAGAATAGCCATAATCTTTTTGATGGTTCCCAGCCGGTCGCTCATCATGCTCCAGAACAGATTGGACAGAATTGAGATCAGTGGTCCAAGGGAATACAACAGGCCTACCTGAGGGCTGCTAAAGCCGAGATGGGTATAAAATAACGGGAAATAAGAAACTACCAGCACACTTGTGCCATATAGCGTAAACATAAAGGAACGCAGCCAGTTTTGATCACTATACTGCCCGCCGGTCCGTACGGATTCCATGAAATTGCACTCCTTAAGTTTCAAATACGAGTAGTATATCATAAAGGAAAGTCACGGTGTTTGTTAAAAGCTTGTTAAAAATATGCTATTTCTGAATCTTTCAACGATTTGCGAAAGTGATTTTGTTGTTTGTACAAATACGCTCTGCATATTATAATAATGATGATTTGGATAAGGAGACAACAATGTGGAGGCACTGTCATTGAATGAATTTGAGCAAGGCCGTTACCTAAGCCCCAGAAGCCCGATAGGGCTCATGAGCAGGGTCTATAAGTACGTGCTGCCGGAAGTGCGGGAATGTCTTCACTTTTGGCGCCAAGATGCGGAAGGGATTCCCGATCCCGAACTCCGGAAACAAGCGCTTGCCAGCATTGAGACCAAACAGTTTCATTGTGAAGGCGGCGGTATTTATGCTGCCGGCAATTTGTCGATGAGACATATACTGATTCCGCTTATTGTCGCTTATCAAACGATCAGTGATTATCTGGACAATCTGTGTGACCGCAGTACCTCACTAGATCCGGCCGATTTCAGGCTGCTGCATCAATCCATGCTGGACGCCATTAATCCTAAGGCTGAACCCGTCAATTATTATGCATTGCGCAGTGAGCAGAATGACGGCGGATATCTTCACAGGCTTGTCCGCAAATGCCAGGAGATGACTGCGCGCTTACCAGGCTATGCTGCGGCAGCTGCGGAGATTCATGATCTTGCCGTACTGTATACGGATTTGCAGGTGTACAAGCACATCCGCCCCGAACTCAGGGAAGCTGCCCTGAAGGAATGGTGGGCGGTGGAAGGAAAGCGTGCTCCGCATCTTCACTGGAATGAATTTGCTGCGGCTACCGGTTCTACACTGGGAGTGTTCATGCTTTTCCTGGCCTCTTGCGACCCCCGGCTAAGCACTTCGAAAGCGGCTTCGATTCGTGCAGCGTACTTTCCGCATCTTTGCGGATTGCACATCATGCTCGATTATCTGATTGATCAGGACGAAGACCGGGCCGGCGGTGACCTCAATTTCTGCAATTATTATGACAATACTGATACCATGCTGAATCGGATCGCTTCCATCGTGGAGTGGGCCCGCAAGGATGTCCAGAACTTACCTGAGACCTCAATGCATCGTATGGTCATCGAGGGGCTTCTGGCACTTTATTTATCCGATCCAAAAGTCAGCGAACAGCGGGAAGTTCGTTCGGTATCCAAGCGTTTAATGAGAAGAAGTCCGCTGACCAGACTGTTCTTCTTCGTTAACAGCCGCTGGATACGCAAACACATGTATTAAATGCTGTGAAGCGGCTATTCCATTTCCGGAACCCTAAGCTTCACACAATTTTAAGGAGGAACTAACAGGATGGCAAATGTAAAAAGAATCGCAGTATTAACCAGCGGAGGAGACTCCCAGGGCATGAACGCGGCCGTTCGCGCGGTTGTGCGCAGTGCAATCTATTACGGTATTGAAGTATTCGGTATTCAACGCGGCTACCAAGGCCTCTTGAACCGTGATATTTTCCCGATGGATCTGCGTAGCGTGGGCGATATTATCCAGCGCGGAGGAACCATCCTGCAGTCTGCAAGATGTCTTGAATTCGTGAAACCGGAAGGACAGCAGAAGGGCGCAGATATCCTGAATGAAATGGGAATCGACGGCCTGGTAGTTATCGGCGGTGACGGCTCTTACAAAGGAGCTAACAAACTCAGCAAGCTAGGTATCAAGACGATGGCTTTGCCGGGAACGATTGATAATGATATCTCTTTCACAGACTATACTATCGGCTTTGATACAGCTGTAGGTGTGGTTGTAGATGCAATCAATAAGCTCCGTGACACGATGTCCTCCCATGAGCGTTCTTCCATTGTCGAAGTAATGGGACGCCACTGCGGAGATATCGCACTGCACGCAGGACTGGCTTCCGGCGCGGAAACGATTCTGGTGCCGGAAATGCCATACGATCTTAACGAAGTGGCAGACCGGATGAAAGACAATTTTGCCAGAGGCAAACGCCACAGTATCGTAATTGTTGCTGAAGGCGTAGGCAAAGGTGAAGATGTAGCGCAAGCCCTCAAAGACCGTCACTCGACACTCGATGCACGCGTAACCGTTCTTGGTCACATCCAGCGCGGAGGTACGCCAACTCCAGCAGACCGTAACCTGGCCAGCCGTTTAGGTGACTTCGCGGTACGCAAACTGATTGAAGGCGAATCCGATAAAGCTTGCGGAATCATCAAAGGCGAATTAACGCTTACTGATATCGATACGGTTGTTAACACGAAGAAGGGCTTCGATATTGAATTGTACGAGCTGGCTTCCCGCCTGTCCCAATAAAATAAGTTCTGAACCGCAGCCGCCTAGAAATAGGCGGTTTTTTACATTTGACAATATACCCCCACCGGTATACTATAAACCCCATAGGGTATATAACTAGGAGGGTAAACATGAACAGAAAAATTGTCATTATAGGTGGAGTAGCGGGAGGAGCTTCTGCTGCTGCGAGATTGCGCAGACTGAATGAGCAGGATGAGATTGTGATGTTGGAGCGTGGTGAGCATGTATCCTTTGCCAATTGCGGCCTGCCTTATTATATTGGGGAATCCATTAATTCACGCGAGAAATTGTTTCTTCAGACACCTGAGGGAATTAGAGCACGGTTTAACATCGATGTGAGAGTATTTCATGAAGTGACTGAGATTGTCCGTGACCAGAAGCTTGTACGGTTCCGGAATGTGCGTACTGGAGAAGCAGGGGAAGTCTCTTATGATATTCTGATCTTGTCACCGGGTGCCAGACCGGTAGTTCCGACCATTCCGGGTATCGCTGAAGCCGGGAATTTGTTCACCTTAAGAAATATCCCGGATACTGACCGGATCAAAGCCTATGTAGACGATAAGCAGCCCAAGCATGCAACTGTTATCGGCGGCGGCTTTATCGGGCTGGAAATGGCGGAGAATCTGCGGGAGAGAGGGCTTGAGGTAACGCTGATTGACCGGGGGAGACAGCTCCTGAACCCGCTTGATCCGGAAATGGCACGGCTAATAGAGGATCACTTTAAGCTGAATGGGGTAGAGCTCAGACTGAACGAAGGGGTTGAGGCCTTTGAGCAGGCAGGGGAATTACTGCGGTTGTCATCAGGCGGCGAGCTCAGAACCGATATGATTATCCTGGCAATCGGAGTAACCCCGGAGAACGGATTGGCCCGGGATTGCGGCCTCGATCTTGGATTCGCCGGAGCAATTAAGGTAAATGCATCGCTGCAGACGAGCGATCCTCATATTTATGCAGTTGGTGATGCTATCGAGGTGAAGGACCGTAACCATGGTTTTGCCACTATGGTCTCTCTGGCCTGGGGAGCAAACCGCCAAGGCCGGCTGGCAGCCGATCATATCAATGGCAGAGCAATCTCTTATGACGGGGCGTTAGGCAGCGCGATTATCAAGACGTTTGCCCTAACCGCTGCTGTTACAGGTAATAATGAAAAGACGCTCAAATCGATTAACGTTCCGTATGAGGCGGTTCATATTCACCCGAATTCACATGCCGGGTATTACCCGGGAGCCACTCCAATTGCCATGAAGCTGCTGTTTAATCCGCACACAGGAGCAATCTACGGTGCTCAAGCTGTGGGGGCAGCCGGTGTAGACAAGCGAATTGATGTCATAGCGACCGCCATTCGCGGAAATCTGCTGGTGAACGAGCTGGCAGATATAGAACTGACATATGCTCCGCCATATTCTTCGGCTAAAGACCCCGTCAATATGGCCGGATATGTAGCATCTAATGTGATGGATGGACTGGTCTCTCTTATGCAATGGCATGAGGTGGATAAGTTCACTGCCGGAGGGGGACTTTTAATTGATGTCAGAGATGCGGTAGAGCTGCTGGCCGGAACTATTCCCGGTTCCGTGAATATTCCGCTTCCGGAGCTTAGAGAGCGGCTGGATGAGATTCCCCGGGACCGGGAACTGGCTGTATCCTGCCAGGTAGGCTTGAGAGGTTATATTGCTGCAAGAATGTTAACCCAGCTTGGTTATAAGGTGAAGAATGTGGACGGAGGCTACAAAACGTATTCTGTAATGGCAGCAGACAGCAGTGGGACTAATTCAAAGCCAAAAGCATCAGGGGAAACTGCAAAAGCAGCAGATACTGAAGCAACGGACACTCTTACAGCTGTCGGTGGCAATGAGAATTATAGTGCAGCGAGTCAGCTTTTTGTGGATGCCTGCGGTTTGCAGTGCCCCGGTCCTATACGCAAGGTCTATGAGACTGTGAGTTCCATGCAGGAGGGACAGCAGCTGGAGATCGAAGCGACGGATTTCGGGTTTGCCGCGGATATTAAGCAGTGGTGTCTTTCTACGGACAACACCCTGGAATCAGTTGATGTCTCCGAAGGCAAAGTGAGGGCGCTGCTCCGCAAAGGTTTAGGCCAACAAACTGGCGAAAAACCCTCCGCTCCGGCATCTGCCGACAAGGACGGTACGACGATGATCGTGTTTAGCGGTGATCTGGACAAAACGATTGCCTCATTTATTATTGCCTCCGGTGCAGCCGCTATGGGCAAGCAGGTCACGATGTTCTTTACTTTCTGGGGGTTAAATGTTTTGCGCAAGGGAGAGGCTTCAGGAGTGAAGAAAAAGGGTTTCGACAAGATGTTCGGAATGATGATGCCGCAAGGCACCCGGAAGCTGCCGTTATCCAGAATGAATATGGGCGGCTTAGGAGCCAGATTGATCCGTCATACGATGGGCCGTAAAAATGTGGACTCTCTTGAGGTGCTCATGAATGAGGCGCTGAAAGCCGGCGTAAAGCTGATTGCCTGTACGATGAGTATGGATATCATGGGAATCAAACAGGAAGAGCTGATCACAGGCGTTGATTATGGCGGAGTGGCAAGTTATCTTGGAGCCGCTGAAGATTCCGGAGTTAATTTATTTATCTAAGCCGCTGATTCTAAAAAGGACCCGCTTTCCACAATACTTAGTGTGGAGAGCGGGTCCGTTTTTTTGGGAGATATGAAGTAAAGGTATTTATCCTGTCATATCAACGGACTGAACAGTAAAGCTCCGCTGAACCTTAACCAGCCGTGAGAGAAGCAGGATCGCTCCGATAGCCAGACCTGTAAT encodes:
- the pfkA gene encoding 6-phosphofructokinase → MANVKRIAVLTSGGDSQGMNAAVRAVVRSAIYYGIEVFGIQRGYQGLLNRDIFPMDLRSVGDIIQRGGTILQSARCLEFVKPEGQQKGADILNEMGIDGLVVIGGDGSYKGANKLSKLGIKTMALPGTIDNDISFTDYTIGFDTAVGVVVDAINKLRDTMSSHERSSIVEVMGRHCGDIALHAGLASGAETILVPEMPYDLNEVADRMKDNFARGKRHSIVIVAEGVGKGEDVAQALKDRHSTLDARVTVLGHIQRGGTPTPADRNLASRLGDFAVRKLIEGESDKACGIIKGELTLTDIDTVVNTKKGFDIELYELASRLSQ
- a CDS encoding CoA-disulfide reductase, whose amino-acid sequence is MNRKIVIIGGVAGGASAAARLRRLNEQDEIVMLERGEHVSFANCGLPYYIGESINSREKLFLQTPEGIRARFNIDVRVFHEVTEIVRDQKLVRFRNVRTGEAGEVSYDILILSPGARPVVPTIPGIAEAGNLFTLRNIPDTDRIKAYVDDKQPKHATVIGGGFIGLEMAENLRERGLEVTLIDRGRQLLNPLDPEMARLIEDHFKLNGVELRLNEGVEAFEQAGELLRLSSGGELRTDMIILAIGVTPENGLARDCGLDLGFAGAIKVNASLQTSDPHIYAVGDAIEVKDRNHGFATMVSLAWGANRQGRLAADHINGRAISYDGALGSAIIKTFALTAAVTGNNEKTLKSINVPYEAVHIHPNSHAGYYPGATPIAMKLLFNPHTGAIYGAQAVGAAGVDKRIDVIATAIRGNLLVNELADIELTYAPPYSSAKDPVNMAGYVASNVMDGLVSLMQWHEVDKFTAGGGLLIDVRDAVELLAGTIPGSVNIPLPELRERLDEIPRDRELAVSCQVGLRGYIAARMLTQLGYKVKNVDGGYKTYSVMAADSSGTNSKPKASGETAKAADTEATDTLTAVGGNENYSAASQLFVDACGLQCPGPIRKVYETVSSMQEGQQLEIEATDFGFAADIKQWCLSTDNTLESVDVSEGKVRALLRKGLGQQTGEKPSAPASADKDGTTMIVFSGDLDKTIASFIIASGAAAMGKQVTMFFTFWGLNVLRKGEASGVKKKGFDKMFGMMMPQGTRKLPLSRMNMGGLGARLIRHTMGRKNVDSLEVLMNEALKAGVKLIACTMSMDIMGIKQEELITGVDYGGVASYLGAAEDSGVNLFI
- a CDS encoding tetraprenyl-beta-curcumene synthase family protein; protein product: MNEFEQGRYLSPRSPIGLMSRVYKYVLPEVRECLHFWRQDAEGIPDPELRKQALASIETKQFHCEGGGIYAAGNLSMRHILIPLIVAYQTISDYLDNLCDRSTSLDPADFRLLHQSMLDAINPKAEPVNYYALRSEQNDGGYLHRLVRKCQEMTARLPGYAAAAAEIHDLAVLYTDLQVYKHIRPELREAALKEWWAVEGKRAPHLHWNEFAAATGSTLGVFMLFLASCDPRLSTSKAASIRAAYFPHLCGLHIMLDYLIDQDEDRAGGDLNFCNYYDNTDTMLNRIASIVEWARKDVQNLPETSMHRMVIEGLLALYLSDPKVSEQREVRSVSKRLMRRSPLTRLFFFVNSRWIRKHMY